The region CTTTACGACGTTTTCTGTGACTTGTACGGCATTCCATTTGTCTACCTACAGGTGGAGCTACAGCACGATAGTAGAAGAAAAAGGTAAGCACGATAGTGCTTCTGATTCTGAATCCACTCCATTATGCACGCCGGTGGCCGCGCCGGCGCGCCTGGCGGAGATGCCACCACCAACCCTGCCTCCCCGTACTTCATCGACGCCACCCACCCGTACGCGGCCGCTGCCGCTTCCGCGCTCACCTCCCACCGCTCCAAGTCCAAGTGGTCCCAGCTCGCTTCCCTCCAGCTCCCCGACCCCCTCCCCGCGTCCGCCGCttccgccgtcctcctcctccgccgccatcGGCCCCACGTAGCCCTCAGCTTCCACCAATTcgccctccgccgcctcctgccCGCCCGCTCCCCTCCCCCGCTCATcctctccgcctccgccgcgcACGTCGCGGCCGCCTCCCGCCTCCGGCGCGTGGCCATATATGTCCTCTCCTCCGCCACCTGCCACTACTCCCCCTCCCAGATCTTCAATGCCCTCGCCGCCACCTACCGCCGCTTTGCATCAGCCCCCTTCGTCttcgacctcctcctccttgcttacCTCCGCTCCCGCCGCGAACCCCTCGCGGCGGCCTCCATCGCCCGCCGTTACCTTGCCTCCAGCGCCTTACCGCGTGCTCCAGCCGACGGCACAGACCTTTAACTCCCTCCTCCTCGCTTTCTACCGCCATGGCAAAAGTGCGAAGATTTCAACATTGTGCTCGACGAAATGGACAGGTACTCTTGCAAGCACAATGTGGGCACTTACAACATTCGGATGGCTGCGTGCTGTGATGACAGGGAGATGGTGAAGGTATGACGATTGTGGAATGAGATGGTTCAGGGAGGGATCCAACAAGATGTCACCTCATACGACATGATGATTGGTGGGTATTGTGCTGCCGGGGAGGTGGGGATGGCAGAGGAGATGTTTAAGGACATGGAGATTTGTGGGATTGAGCCAAGTGTTACAACATTCGAGTGGTTGGTCAGAGGGCATTGTAGGACAGGGGATGTTGATGCTGCGATGCTTGTTCGCATAGACCTCAGAAGGAGGGGGTTTAGTATGGCGGCGGAGGTTGTCGAGGAGATGGTTCATAGATTGTGTAAGAAGAGGAGAGTTGAGGAGGCATTAGGTATTTTGAGGGCGGAGATGAAGAACGAAGAGTTCGCACCGAATCGGGGAAGCTATGAGGTACTGATAAGGGGATTTTGTGAGGAAGGGGAAGTGGAGGTGGCGATGAGACTCCAGGCAGAGATGGCTGGGAAGGGATTCAAAACCTGTGGTGAGGTATACCATGCTTTTGTCCGGGCTTATGAGAAGGATGAGGACCGTGAGATGGTTGAGAGGTTGAGGAAGGAAATGGCAGCGATAGGCATCGAGGATGCAAGTGACCCGGATTGTATGCAATGATGCATTTTTCAAGCTTCGTATGTTGCTGTTCAGGACACTGGTAAATTCCTGTTGTACTTGTCTCATCCAATTTGGCTCATCTCCCGTCTTTACACTCTACATACTAGAGTTTAAAAAAAAAATCTCAAGTTGTATCTTAAGAATATATGGAGTCTCAGGGTCCTCCACCTCTATCTATTCCATCACCGCTTCGTCCACTGGCCGCCGAGACGAAGAGATTCACCTTCATGACTTCTTCGTCCTCGCCATCTCTCCGTTCGACCACAACCTGAGGTCCGGTCTTCTCCCCTACTGTAGGTGAGCTGCCAATGCGATTTCATCCATCCCTTCTCCTCTTGTTTCTTCACTATGCCTGTGTGTTGCCTCTCCATCACCGGTGGACTGCTAGTTGATTGCTGCTCTATCTCTCTCGTGTAATCACTTGATCTGTAATTTCTGTATGATCTGTTTACATCAGAAATGATCTTTTAAACTTATATACAGTATTGATTTATCTGCATTGCAAGTTGGATGCTGGCTGCTTGATCTATCCCTCCCTTTGTAATCCCTTAAGCTGCAGTTTTGGCATGCTCTGTTTATACTAAACAAAAATCAAGATGAGATTGTTGGCCACTGTAATCCTGCTGCACAATGTTCAGTTAGCTAAATGTTTGCCTTTCTTCAGTTTTGTCAGAATAGGCATGCATGCACCGCGAGCTTGTTCTTGTGCATGTAGCAGCTCCTAGCTTTTGTTTTTGTTAGAGGAAAGCGCTGCACCTAGTTGCACGCAGCACCAAAATCTCTTGTGTTTGTTGCCTCCTTTGACCGACCGACGAGAGAAACGAGACATAAGCTTGCTAGCTGCAACATCAGAAATTAATATACCCAAACAACATGACTATTGAAAGTGAAATTTTCTGTACTGAACACTTCCTGGAAATAATTATAATTCCGTGATGCAGTTGTACTCGACTGGTCTGAAGGTAATCGTAACGGAGGAAGTTAATAGAGGGCTGGTCATATCTAGCACCTGAAGAACCAAGGGAGCATCGACTAGTCTGAAGGTAACCATCCCGGGCACTATTGATGTTACTGAAGCTAGCTCTATTTTTTCTCAGTTACTAAGTTATATATGGGGCGTGATGCCAAGAGGTGATACTGGGCCGTGCTAGTGCTAGTGTGGAAGTAGGATCATATTCTGTTGCATGATGCCAAGATGTGACACTTTTTTTTTTTTggaacgaaggctcaagaagaacccggctttgaattaacaaagccatcaaccagccaggagttacatcgaataaaccacacaaaagaaagaaaaaaaggcagATACAAAGTGCTGCTACAACAGCTCACAGGCAGCAGCAAAACAAGCACACCAGCCGAAGGAAAATGAAGCACAGCTTGCAGCGCCGATGCCATTGTCTACCAACATGACCGCCACCTGGGAGGAAGCAAATGTCTTGAACTACCACCGGAAATGTGCCGCTATCCACTCTCAGAGGCCAAGCGAGATCTCCATGTCATCCGTCTCCACCTCTGTAGAGGGCCCCTGCCCTCTCGCCCAGGATCGAAGGGCGCCGCACCAACTGCAGGCGGAGTGGTTCCCCCGAGAACACGGATAACCAAAGAGGATCGGGCTGGCAACACAAAAGGATTGGGAAACAACAACCATAGGTCATCCCAAGAACACTACTGCCGCACATGGAACAACCACATGGCAAgacaagagcagttgaatgtagacGCGAACGAAGAGAACCATGGCACCACCACCAATCACATACAGCAACAGGCCTCCTCGCAGTCCCCaagcgacgccttcaagaaggggagtGACATGGAGTGCCACCGTCGCCCAAAACAGGGGACTAGGATTTTCATCCGAAAGCAAGGGAATTGGTGGGTGGAAAGGACCTCGACGAAGCCTCCATGGAGGGGATCGGCACCAGCGGCGTCGACATCGTCGTGACCAACTCGCCggtcaagggtttcccccggtctcACCCCCACCCCAACCACCCCCGTCGGCAAGAACCAGATGGGACAAGACAGGTTGCACGGAGGTGGGGTTGGGTTTCTTCAGATCAGACGCCAGGTCCGGCGAGAAGATCCTGTCGCCGCGCGCCACGCAAGGGCGAGCAACCCATGCCGTCCACACGGCCACGGGTGTTGGCCAGCACCAACGGACGCCACTCGCCGCAGAGTCGACGCCGCCCACcgcccggggccgccgccccagcacCCAAAGACCAACCTTGCCTGCCACCACAAGGATGACAAGCCCCAAGCGCTCAGGTAGCCACCCCACCCACGGCGCTCGAGCTGCTCCCCCACCGCGCTCCAGTGATAACTGATTTATATGACACTGAGCTAACTCGTACTGGTACTAGTCTAAAAGTAGGATCATATGTGTGTGGATGTGTGGCTGCTGGTAATCTTGAATGTAGAGACATGAGGCTCTTTCACATGTTAGTTCAAATTACTACTCCATCCGTCCATATAAATCAGTTATCACTGGAATCAATTATCACAAGTTTGGGATAGGCTGATTGTGTTTTAACTTACACTAAATCATGGAGTAATTTACTGTACAACTCAAGTGTGTACAAATCATGGAGTAGTTTACTGTATCCATGATTGTTGAACAATTGTCTTTTATTTTTACAGACAACCGCCTCGTCATCGCCGGGACGATATCGGCATGTTTTGGGGCTCGCAGAAAATGAACCACCTGAAAGGAATCTCTTGATCTTGAGTTTTTTTTTtcagtatattaaagttgccaaatGGGTAATATTTTTTCACTGAACTTGGAGCCACGGTGTCAAACATGCATTTGATCTGGTGTGGTGTCTCGTGCAATTCCAACTTACCCATATCTTGCTGCTAGTTCCAAAACACCAATGTGCTCAGTTAAAATGATTTTTTAAGTGACATGTAGTGATCCTCAAACTTCTGATTTTATTTTAGTACTAATAGCTGAAAGTTCACTCTGCTCTGGTGGACGCGTCGTGCTAACTTTTCCTAGTTCGTGACATGATTGAATACATTTAAGCATGCTCGTCTTAGCTAGATGGAACATGAAGGGTTCGGGGGTTTAGTAACACTGATCCATGCATGCCTAGAATTTGGGACAAAATTTAGATTACTGAAGACAGTTAAAAAGGTGGCATGGCAAAATTCATTCAAAACCAAATCTTAGTGAATCTTACTGATCTTCAGTCAAAACCAAATTTCAGAGTTCGAGTTCAGTACGAATCTTACTGAATTTTGAGACAGTACAAATTTCAAAGTTCAGAGTTCAAGTACACATCTTACTGAATTTCAGAGT is a window of Triticum dicoccoides isolate Atlit2015 ecotype Zavitan chromosome 2B, WEW_v2.0, whole genome shotgun sequence DNA encoding:
- the LOC119362169 gene encoding uncharacterized protein LOC119362169; the protein is MAPPPITYSNRPPRSPQATPSRRGVTWSATVAQNRGLGFSSESKGIGGWKGPRRSLHGGDRHQRRRHRRDQLAGQGFPPVSPPPQPPPSARTRWDKTGCTEVGLGFFRSDARSGEKILSPRATQGRATHAVHTATGVGQHQRTPLAAESTPPTARGRRPSTQRPTLPATTRMTSPKRSDNRLVIAGTISACFGARRK